Proteins encoded within one genomic window of Triticum aestivum cultivar Chinese Spring chromosome 2D, IWGSC CS RefSeq v2.1, whole genome shotgun sequence:
- the LOC123055164 gene encoding 30S ribosomal protein S18, chloroplastic, whose translation MYTSKQPFLKSKQPFSKSKQTFNKSKQPFRKSKQTFRKFKQPFRKSKQPFRRRPRIGPGDRIDYRNMSLINRFISEQGKILSRRINRLTLKQQRLITLAIKQARILSFLPFRNYENEKQFQAQSISIITGSRPRKNRHIPQLTQKYNSNRNLRNNNQNLRNNNRNLSSDC comes from the coding sequence ATGTATACATCTAAACAACCTTTTCTTAAATCTAAGCAACCCTTTAGTAAATCCAAGCAAACTTTTAATAAATCCAAGCAACCCTTTCGTAAATCCAAGCAAACTTTTCGTAAATTCAAGCAACCTTTTCGTAAATCTAAACAACCTTTTCGTAGGCGTCCTCGGATTGGCCCGGGAGATCGAATTGATTATAGAAACATGAGTTTAATTAATAGATTTATTAGTGAACAAGGAAAAATATTATCGAGACGAATAAATAGATTAACCTTGAAACAACAACGATTAATTACTCTTGCTATAAAACAGGCTCGTATTTTATCTTTCTTACCGTTTCGTAACTATGAGAACGAAAAGCAATTTCAAGCCCAGTCAATTTCAATAATTACAGGTTCTAGACCCAGAAAAAATAGACATATTCCTCAATTAACGCAAAAGTACAATTCCAATCGAAACTTAAGAAACAACAACCAAAATTTAAGAAACAACAACCGGAACTTAAGTTCCGATTGTTGA
- the LOC123050584 gene encoding chromatin structure-remodeling complex protein SYD: MLPSTARPATAAAYTQPQLRQMRAQCIIFLAFKNQMEPRKRHLEIALGEDDIDGAGCHGETTTTSSPSQASSSSAAPLPLPHLLPISSLRLSPSMTEQEQENRDHNDDPAAEHE; encoded by the exons ATGCTTCCTTCGACGGCTCGGCCTGCTACGGCGGCGGCCTACACGCAGCCGCAGCTGAGGCAGATGAGGGCGCAGTGCATCATCTTTCTCGCCTTCAA GAACCAGATGGAGCCGAGGAAGCGGCACCTCGAGATCGCGCTCGGTGAGGATGACATCGACGGAGCCGGCTGCCAcggcgagacgacgacgacgagctCACCTTCTCAAGCCTCGTCGTCCTCTGCCGCACCGTTGCCGCTGCCCCACCTCCTGCCCATCTCCTCGCTGCGGCTGTCCCCGTCCATGACGGAGCAGGAGCAGGAGAATCGCGACCACAACGACGACCCTGCAGCAGAACATGAGTAA